The Buchnera aphidicola (Muscaphis stroyani) DNA window TATTTGTTATTAGATTTCTTTTTAATTTTACAACTACAATTGATCCATCAAAAATGTTCAAATTAATTGATTTAATAATAGAAATTTTAAAATTAAACCGAGTATCATTCGGAATGACAAATTGTTTCTTTTCAATTGTATAACACTGTCCTATGATTAAAATTTTATTAGGTTTTAATATCTTTAAAATTTTGGCTGAATTTCGGCCTTTTTTATTTGAACATTCAATATAAGCAGAAATAAAATCTCCATGAATACATAATTTCATTTCTTGAGAAGACAACCAAAGATCATCTTTTAATGTTTCTGTTCTAAGAAAACCATAACCATCCCTATGGCCTATTACTTTTCCTTGAATTATTTTGATTTTTTCTGGATTGGCATAGCAATGATTTGGAGTATAAAAGATTTGATGATCTTTTTCCATAGATCTTAATCTTTTTTTTAAAGCTTGTTTTTCTTCTTTTTTGTAAATTTTAAATACTTTTTCTATTTTTTTTTGATTAACTGGATTTTTAGATTGCCTCAACCATAATTGAATGCATTCCCGACTCGGGATAAGATTTCTATTTTTTAATTCTTTTTTTTGGTAGGGATTTACTACCATATTTACTTCTCCGCATAAGCAATTTGAGATAGTATTAAAAAGTAAATTTTTTAAATAATTTGTTTTTTAATAAAAAAAGGATTTCTAATTAATATAATATCAGAACGATCAGGACCTGTAGAAATCATGTCAACAGGAATATGAGTTATTTCTTCTATTCTATTTATATAATTGCGTGCTTCAGCAGGTAAATCTGTCATCTTTCTTATTCCTGAAGTTTTGACAACCCATCCTGGATGAATTTCATATATTGGCTCTACGTTTTTGCAATCATTTAACGACGTATTAATTTCTAAAGTTTTAATGTTTTTGTAAGCTATACAAATTTTTATTTCTTTTAATCCATCTAATACGTCTAGCTTTGTAATACATAAACCAGATAAGGAATTAATTTTTATTGATCGACATAAAGCAACTGCATCCAACCAACCTGTTCTTCTTTTTCTTCCTGTCGTTGATCCAAATTCATGACCTTTATGAGAAAAATGTTTATCTATATCATCAAACAATTCAGTAGGAAAAGGACCGTATCCTACTCGTGTAGTGTATGCTTTAGTTACTCCTAATATGTAGTCTAAATATTTTGGCCCAACTCCTGTTCCAGTAATTAAACCTCCTATGGTACTGTTAGAAGATGTAACATAAGGATATGTTCCATGATCAATGTCTAAAAAACTACCTTGCGCACCTTCAAAAATGATTTTTTTATTATGAAAAATAGCATTATGTAAAATGAAAGTTGTGTCTTTAATCATACCTTGAATTAAATCTATTGAAGGTAATAAATTTTTCAAAATAATCTTATAATCAATAGATTTTTGTTTGTAAAAAGAAACTAATTGATGATTGTAATAATCAACAATTTTTTCTAAACGAATAGATAATTTTTTTTCATCTTTTAAATCTTCAACTCTTAAAGCACGACGAGCAATTTTGTCTTCATATGCAGGACCAATTCCTCTTCCAGTTGTTCCTAACGCATTGATACCTAATTTTTTTTCTCGAGCAATATCCATTTCGACATGATATTGTAGTATTAAAGGAGCGGAATGGGAAATGAAAAGACGATCTTTAATAAAAAATTTTTTATTTTCTAACATTTTGATTTCATTGTACAACGCAATCGGAGAAATAACTACGCCATTTGAAATAATTCCAGTGACATTTTTGTGTAATATTCCAGATGGAATCAAATGAAGAACAATTTTTTCTCCATTAATTACCAAAGTATGACCTGCGTTATGTCCTCCTTGATATCTGACTGCATATGAATTTTCTAAAGTCAAAGAATCAACTATTTTGCCTTTTCCTTCATCACCCCATTGCGTGCCTAAGATTGCAACATTTTTATTCATTTTTAAAAACCTTATTTTAGTCAATATTTTTTAATTTTTTTAAAAAATAATTATGAATTTAAATTATTTTTCATATATTGAAAAAAGTTGTTGTTTGAATCAATTAACATAATATTTTCATTATTTTTAAAACTATTTTCATAAGCTTGTAAACTGCGAATAAAAAAATAAAAATCAGGTTCTGAGCTAAAGTTTTCTGAAAATATCTTAATTACTTTAGCCTCTCCTTCGCCTTTAATAATTAAAGCTTTTTTTCGAGCTTCTGCTAGCATCATAGATGCTTTATAATTTGCTTCTGATTTTAACTTTTCCGCTTTTTCTCGACCTTGAAAACGGTACTTTTTTGCTATAAATTCTTTTTCTGATCTCATTCGATTACATATAGCGTTAAAAACTGTAATTGGAAAATCGATTTTTTTAATGCGAACATCTAAGACTTCAATTCCAAATGAAGTAATACTATTCGTATTATGTAATGATTCTTTTTCATTATCAATTTCGTTTTTATTTAAAGAATTAAGCACATCTGTAATTAATTTTCTTTTTGAATCAGAAATAATTTCTTTAATATTCAAATTAATTATTTTAGAATGTAAAAAATCACTAAACTTTCTTTTTAAAAACGCTTCAGCTTGAAATTTATCCCCTCCCCCGGTTGAAAGATAATAACGACTAAAATCACTTATTCGCCATTTTATATAAGAGTCAATAATTAAATCTTTTTTTTCTTTGGTAATTAAATGATCTGAATCAATATTAACAGTATGTAAACGTGAATTAAGTATCTTAACTGTTTCAAAAAAAGGAAATTTAAAATGAAATCCAGGATTATATACTATAGTTTTTTGTTCATGGTTTTTTAAAACTTTTCCAAACTGTAACAAAATTCCACGTTCTCCTTCATGAACAATAAAAAAAGAAGAAGATAAAATTAGAAATAATGTACTTATTAAGCTGACAAAAAATTTATTCATATTTATTTTCTCTCTGAATTTTTAACATCATTTCTCAGAGAATCGATATATCTCTGTTCTAGAATATTTTTAGGAGATAATGAAGAAAAATAATCAATTTCTTTATTTTTTTTTAAAGATAAAGTATGATTTTTTTTAATATGAACATTATTTAATAATGAATTGTTAACTAATGCAGAATTAGAAAATATTTTATCTAAAGATAAAAAAAACATTGAATTATTTTTTGAATCAGTAAAAATTTTCTTAGTATGACTTAATAATCTCTCCATAGATTCTATATAAAAATGTTTAAGAGTCATTGCTTTAGATTTTCTATATTCAGGTAATATTTTGGAAAATCGAGCAGCTTCTCCTTCGGCCTCTAATATGATACGAGAAGAATAAGCTCTGGCTTTTTTTAAAATTATTTCAGCTTTTTCTTTTGCTTTGGGTTGAATTTCGTTAGAATATGCTTCAGCTTCTTGAATATATTGTTCTCGATTTTCACGAGCAGAAATTACGTCATCAAAAGCTTTTTTAATTGCTTCTGGAGGTTTAACGGTTTTGAAATTAACATCTAATATAGCTATTCCCATGTTATACGGTTTAATAGTTTTTTTAATTTTTTTTTGAATACTTCTACCTACTAAAATTCCCCTTCCATTTAGTATTTTATCCATAGTCAAAGATCCAATTACGTCGCTTAAAGAACTATCTGCTGCTTGTTTTAAACTTTTATCTGGATATGATGCAGAAAATAAGTAATCAACTGGATGAACAATTTTATATTGAATATTTGTTTCAACACGAATAACATTTTGATCTGAAGTCAGCATAATTCCCGACGCTGCTAATTCACGTGTAGTTTTAACATTAATGATTTTAACTTCATCAATAAAAATTGGTCTCCAATTCAATCCAGGTTTTGCTACATAAACAAACTCTCCAAAACGAGTAATAACTCCTCTTTCTGCTTCTTCTAAGGTGTAAAAACCACTAAAAAACCAAATAATTGCACTTGTAAAAATTAATATAGTAAAAGGATGAAATTTTTTTTTAAATAAATTTGAAGAACAAGATTTTATAAAAATAACATTTTTAATATTGTATAAAAAATTTTTTGCATCTAAAATGGGATTTTTTTTATCATTTTGATCTTGATCTTTTATTTTTTTTTCTTCATCCTTTTTTTTACCCCACGGATCAAGTTTAGATGCGTGATCTTTTGGTTTCTTCCAGGCCATTGTATGCCTCAATGTATGATTAGTTTCATTAATTTTAAAAAATTTAGTGTCTGTTTAAATACTTATTTTGTTTATAATAATTTTAAATATTTTAGTAATTATTTGAATAGCATTTAGATCACTTTTTAATATGTTAATATTTTTCCATTTATTTAACCATGTTAATTGGTGTTTTGCTAATTTTCTAGTAGCATAAATAATTTCATAAAACATATCTCGATAACTGATTTTATATTCAAGATATTTCCACATTTGTCGATATCCTATACATCTAATTGATGGAAGTTTTAAACTTAAATCCCCTCTAAAAAATAACGTTTCTACTTCTTTTTGAAAATTTGCATTTAATATTCTTTTTACTCTTAATTTAATTTTTTCATTTATCCAATTTTTGTTTGGCGGTATAATTGCAAATTGAACAACAGTGTATGGTAATTTATAATTATTTTCATTTGTTAATTCTGTTAAATTTTTACCAGAAATATAAAATATTTCTAATGCTCTTAATAATCTTTGATGATCGTTTTTATGAATACGAATAGCAGAAATTGGATCTACTAATAACAGCTGTTCATGTAAAAAATTTTTTTCTATTTTTTTTTGTAATAAATATTCGCGAATTTTAAAATTTGATGGTGGTAAAATAGGAAGACCCTTTAAAAGGGTTTTATAATAAAACATTGTACCACCAACAAGGCAAGGTATTTTATTTGATTTAATAATATCTGAAATTTCACTTAAAGCATCGTTTAAAAATTCAGAAGCTGAATAACTTTCTATCGGATCTTTAATATTTATTAATCGATGAGGATGATTTAACAAATCAAAAATGCTAGGTTTATCTGTACCTATGTCCATTCCTTTATAAATTAAAGCTGAATCTACACTAATTAATTCGATTGGCAAATGTTTTCTTAAGTTAATCGCTACTTGACTTTTTCCGCAAGCAGTTGGACCCATTAAAAAAATTACAATTTTTTTATCTCGATTATTAAAGTTCATGTTTTTAAAATGTATAAAACTTTATTTAAAAAATATTTTTTATATTAAACGATTAAAAAACAGTTAAAATAACGTATTGATTTTTAAAGAATAAGAAAAAATTTAAATTTAGACTAACATTTTTTTGTTGTTTATTATTTTTTTGAAATGATGTTCGAAAAGATTTTATTATTATTTTACTATAAAAATATTAATTTTTTAACATAACAATGTTAGATATTTTTTAAATATATATTTAAAGTTTAAAACCTGATTAAAAAATTTAATATTATAAATCATAAAATATTCTTATAACAATTTTTTAATTTTATCAAAAATATTTTTAGGTGATTAAGCTTTTTCAAAAAATATATTGTAAAAAATTTTAAATAATTAATATTTTATTTTTAAAAATGATTAAAGAAAAAGTGTAAAAAAATTACTTTTTAATATTAAAATTATGTAATCAATTATAAAAAATTATTTAAGATAGAATGATATTCTAAAACAATTAAATCAATTATCTTATTATCTTGATTTAAATCACATATTTTTATTATAGTTTCTTTAATTCCAAATTTTTTAATTAAAGATGATATTTTTATAGATTCTAAATCATTTTTGTTTTTATAGTGAAATGCAGCTGAAACTCCTTTAATTAAATTAAAACAAGGTGTTTTATATTTTGTTGCTCCTAGTAATGGTTTAATTAATCTTTCATTTTTACTTAATTTTTGAATTGGATTACGTGCTACACGTTGAAGACTATCTGATAAAAAAGGATTTTCAAAACGAGAAAAAATTGTTTTAATATAAGATAAATGATTATTTTGATCACAATTAAAACGTTTTACTAAAAAATTACCACTTTCTTGCATTGCATTCTGAACAATTTTTCGAATATTTAAATCTAAAAGAGATTCATATATTGTTTTGTATTTTTTTATTGAACCTAAATATGCAGCTACTGCATGCCCAGTGTTTAGAGTTAATATTTTTCTATTAATAAAAAAATCTAAATTGTCGCTTAATTTCATATCAACAATTTTAGGTACAATTCCTTTGAATTGAGAACGATCAACTATCCATTCTCTAAAATCTTCTGCTATGATGGATAAATTATTTT harbors:
- the miaA gene encoding tRNA (adenosine(37)-N6)-dimethylallyltransferase MiaA, with the protein product MGPTACGKSQVAINLRKHLPIELISVDSALIYKGMDIGTDKPSIFDLLNHPHRLINIKDPIESYSASEFLNDALSEISDIIKSNKIPCLVGGTMFYYKTLLKGLPILPPSNFKIREYLLQKKIEKNFLHEQLLLVDPISAIRIHKNDHQRLLRALEIFYISGKNLTELTNENNYKLPYTVVQFAIIPPNKNWINEKIKLRVKRILNANFQKEVETLFFRGDLSLKLPSIRCIGYRQMWKYLEYKISYRDMFYEIIYATRKLAKHQLTWLNKWKNINILKSDLNAIQIITKIFKIIINKISI
- a CDS encoding adenylosuccinate synthase is translated as MNKNVAILGTQWGDEGKGKIVDSLTLENSYAVRYQGGHNAGHTLVINGEKIVLHLIPSGILHKNVTGIISNGVVISPIALYNEIKMLENKKFFIKDRLFISHSAPLILQYHVEMDIAREKKLGINALGTTGRGIGPAYEDKIARRALRVEDLKDEKKLSIRLEKIVDYYNHQLVSFYKQKSIDYKIILKNLLPSIDLIQGMIKDTTFILHNAIFHNKKIIFEGAQGSFLDIDHGTYPYVTSSNSTIGGLITGTGVGPKYLDYILGVTKAYTTRVGYGPFPTELFDDIDKHFSHKGHEFGSTTGRKRRTGWLDAVALCRSIKINSLSGLCITKLDVLDGLKEIKICIAYKNIKTLEINTSLNDCKNVEPIYEIHPGWVVKTSGIRKMTDLPAEARNYINRIEEITHIPVDMISTGPDRSDIILIRNPFFIKKQII
- a CDS encoding mannitol-1-phosphate 5-dehydrogenase; the encoded protein is MQALHFGAGNIGRGFIGKSLSESGFNVIFSDTNQNLVDSINYHKEYNIKIIGNQKENLIKIKNIHAINTCNAEITKIITQVDLITTAVGISSLEKIAGVIADGIKLKVKKKSFKILNIISCENKIKASSYLKKRILNILPLKYHNYLFEYIGFIDCSIDTIVPFSNLVQKNNLSIIAEDFREWIVDRSQFKGIVPKIVDMKLSDNLDFFINRKILTLNTGHAVAAYLGSIKKYKTIYESLLDLNIRKIVQNAMQESGNFLVKRFNCDQNNHLSYIKTIFSRFENPFLSDSLQRVARNPIQKLSKNERLIKPLLGATKYKTPCFNLIKGVSAAFHYKNKNDLESIKISSLIKKFGIKETIIKICDLNQDNKIIDLIVLEYHSILNNFL
- the hflC gene encoding protease modulator HflC, with translation MNKFFVSLISTLFLILSSSFFIVHEGERGILLQFGKVLKNHEQKTIVYNPGFHFKFPFFETVKILNSRLHTVNIDSDHLITKEKKDLIIDSYIKWRISDFSRYYLSTGGGDKFQAEAFLKRKFSDFLHSKIINLNIKEIISDSKRKLITDVLNSLNKNEIDNEKESLHNTNSITSFGIEVLDVRIKKIDFPITVFNAICNRMRSEKEFIAKKYRFQGREKAEKLKSEANYKASMMLAEARKKALIIKGEGEAKVIKIFSENFSSEPDFYFFIRSLQAYENSFKNNENIMLIDSNNNFFQYMKNNLNS
- the hflK gene encoding FtsH protease activity modulator HflK, with the translated sequence MAWKKPKDHASKLDPWGKKKDEEKKIKDQDQNDKKNPILDAKNFLYNIKNVIFIKSCSSNLFKKKFHPFTILIFTSAIIWFFSGFYTLEEAERGVITRFGEFVYVAKPGLNWRPIFIDEVKIINVKTTRELAASGIMLTSDQNVIRVETNIQYKIVHPVDYLFSASYPDKSLKQAADSSLSDVIGSLTMDKILNGRGILVGRSIQKKIKKTIKPYNMGIAILDVNFKTVKPPEAIKKAFDDVISARENREQYIQEAEAYSNEIQPKAKEKAEIILKKARAYSSRIILEAEGEAARFSKILPEYRKSKAMTLKHFYIESMERLLSHTKKIFTDSKNNSMFFLSLDKIFSNSALVNNSLLNNVHIKKNHTLSLKKNKEIDYFSSLSPKNILEQRYIDSLRNDVKNSERK